One window of the Populus trichocarpa isolate Nisqually-1 chromosome 9, P.trichocarpa_v4.1, whole genome shotgun sequence genome contains the following:
- the LOC18102063 gene encoding uncharacterized protein LOC18102063, which translates to MALDLEKQQSVRMRKRKRNEIKLSVNEKVEVRSEEDGFQGSWHPGTVIACRRRGLDLKYEVKYDHILNDDESDYLVDQVCVSLPVDDTDCANEDRCNNRGLIRPAPPPFQFGKYGFPYGMCVDVHYQEAWWEGVIFDHDDGSEERRIFFPDLGDEIMASVNKLRVTQDWNEVDETWRQRGTWLFLVLIEEYEQKQYIPVSIKQLWYDLREKESFEKLGGWTSTVKALWRKLVLGAIDDNLKVVVNHLFQVIGIPDAAQQPIAKPVNDVNMNRKEDLVKTHAMIPVENSLNDCLLLYPSCPTVESTLDRVVPKFSCEDDAIVCMKPRALFALPSNLDGIPAVSSITSDEGFSNSNSNKINGSSSGSACIQSSWLCAGSDIVPGPEFCPDAIIKYAKMGNKKPTGTLIKDVRKHLLHQRWKIESMKDKGTSRLRYTSPDGKLYHSLRQVCLDFCGADRGILSPTSEGKQNSLHTSHGDSSSLIEQQEDRDPYCCSQVVSSSNSEAVVYKPEYCPEAIVEWSNLWSKHGSGTRFRGKIKKADMSLRARKHLAALGWVFGYKTFNGRREFYHRSPMGKTYWSLRQAIEHIFDKGTCTDTSRDMEMENDSKTVEGQFSCEKIPSAICKTEFQKQKNCSKESSCFSLSKKHHDLHEINVLTTRKARRKRKDSLHVETHSDAQNTSRPKSRSGITSRGLIGSRNDKKHTKWVRVLRSSKRVQHVVAPDPSHHNPRTVLSLLIDNDIVLPRTKVHYGSQKDRNPTVEGRIARDGIKCSCCGKVYTLSGFELHAGIKSCRLGASKYCKPAASIFLDDGRSLLECQIQMMRDKEMSNHKAETPDSLKGSWDRDGNDHVCSVCHYGGELILCDHCPSSFHKRCLGMKDVPDGDWFCPSCCCKICGQNKLKKDTKDFIDGVLNCTQCEHQYHIMCLSNSWTDKWKDHPKENSFCSKKCEVIFLGLQKLLGKPIPVGVDNLTWTLFKYMQSDQHKLDAFDDETLVETYSKLKIALDVVHECFEPIEEPRTGRDLMKDVIFSNGSELNRLNFQGFYTILLEKNDELVSVATVRIHGDKVAEIPLVGTRFQFRQLGMCHILMDVLEKKLMELGVQRLVLPAVPGVLNTWTGSFGFSKMTDSERLQFVDYTFLDFQDTVICQKLLMKLPSAQSSPLKEIQPTLLDDVYGSGECIDANDSSPVPEVLKTDQNEDGGTMEQGPMDVAASNISDVIKRPVHQVVAVNQPYHLECEPCNGKINESSVEDSAFKKESMVGDNGSSILNRGRWFGNEGDLKCYQRRNTEARQN; encoded by the exons atggCACTGGACTTGGAGAAACAACAATCTGTGAGAATGAGGAAACGCAAAAGAAACGAAATAAAGCTTTCTGTTAATGAGAAAGTAGAG gTAAGGAGTGAGGAAGATGGATTTCAGGGATCATGGCACCCGGGAACTGTCATTGCATGTCGTAGGCGAGGCCTGGACTTAAAATATGAAGTTAAATACGATCATATTCTTAATGATGACGAGTCTGACTATCTTGTTGATCAAGTTTGCGTCTCACTTCCCGTTGATGACACTGATTGTGCCAATGAAGACCGGTGTAACAACCGTGGCCTCATCAGGCCAGCACCACCACCGTTTCAGTTTGGTAAATATGGTTTTCCTTACGGAATGTGTGTGGATGTGCATTACCAGGAGGCTTGGTGGGAAGGTGTGATTTTTGATCACGACGATGGTTCAGAGGAGAGGAGGATATTTTTCCCTGATTTGGGCGACGAAATTATGGCAAGTGTCAATAAACTAAGGGTTACTCAGGATTGGAATGAAGTTGATGAGACTTGGCGGCAACGTGGGACATGGTTGTTTCTTGTGTTGATTGAGGAATAcgaacaaaaacaatatattccCGTTTCCATAAAACAACTTTGGTATGACTTGCGAGAGAAAGAGAGTTTTGAGAAGCTTGGAGGGTGGACTTCTACCGTGAAAGCTTTGTGGAGAAAGTTGGTTTTAGGGGCAATTGATGATAATCTTAAAGTCGTGGTGAATCATCTTTTCCAGGTGATAGGCATTCCAGACGCTGCACAGCAGCCGATCGCTAAACCTGTTAATGATGTTAACATGAATCGGAAAGAAGATCTGGTTAAGACTCACGCCATGATACCAGTCGAGAACTCGCTAAATGATTGTCTGCTGTTGTATCCTAGTTGTCCTACTGTTGAATCAACTCTTGACAGGGTCGTGCCAAAATTTTCTTGTGAAGATGATGCAATTGTGTGTATGAAGCCTCGGGCTTTGTTTGCCTTACCTTCTAACCTGGATGGAATTCCTGCTGTCAGTTCTATAACCAGTGATGAAGGTTTTTCTAACTCCAATTCCAATAAAATCAATGGGTCATCTTCGGGTTCAGCATGCATTCAAAGCAGTTGGCTATGTGCTGGCTCAGACATAGTTCCTGGACCTGAATTTTGCCCAGATGCCATTATCAAATACGCAAAGATGGGTAACAAAAAGCCCACGGGTACTCTAATCAAAGATGTGAGGAAGCATCTTTTACATCAGAGGTGGAAAATTGAATCCATGAAAGATAAAGGCACAAGTAGACTGCGTTACACCTCACCTGACGGGAAGCTGTACCATTCTCTTCGGCAGGTTTGTCTAGATTTTTGTGGAGCTGACAGAGGGATCCTTTCTCCAACCTCTGAAGGTAAGCAGAACAGTTTGCATACTTCTCATGGTGATTCATCTTCTCTTATTGAGCAACAAGAGGATCGGGATCCTTATTGTTGCTCTCAAGTGGTGAGTTCTTCTAATTCTGAAGCAGTTGTTTATAAACCTGAATATTGTCCCGAAGCAATTGTGGAATGGTCTAATCTCTGGTCTAAACATGGATCCGGGACGAGATTCAGGGGAAAGATTAAGAAAGCTGATATGTCACTAAGAGCTAGGAAGCACCTCGCAGCCCTAGGATGGGTGTTTGGCTATAAAACATTTAATGGGAGGCGTGAATTTTACCATCGATCTCCTATGGGGAAGACATACTGGTCACTACGACAAGCCATCGAACACATCTTTGATAAAGGAACATGCACTGATACTTCTAGAGATATGGAAATGGAAAATGACAGTAAAACAGTCGAGGGACAGTTTTCTTGTGAAAAAATACCTTCTGCAATTTGTAAAACGGAGTTTCAGAAGCAAAAAAACTGTTCTAAAGAGTCTTCTTGCTTTTCACTGTCCAAAAAACATCATGACCTTCACGAAATAAATGTTCTAACCACTAGAAAGGCtcgaaggaaaagaaaggataGTTTACATGTTGAAACCCATTCAGATGCTCAAAACACAAGCCGCCCAAAGTCAAGAAGCGGGATAACATCTAGAGGTTTGATTGGATCACGAAATGATAAGAAACATACTAAGTGGGTCCGTGTGCTACGATCAAGCAAAAGAGTGCAGCATGTGGTAGCTCCTGACCCATCACATCATAATCCTCGAACTGTGTTGTCTTTGTTGATAGACAATGATATCGTGTTGCCAAGGACAAAAGTACATTACGGTAGCCAAAAGGATAGAAATCCAACAGTGGAAGGGCGCATAGCTCGTGATGGGATCAAGTGCAGCTGTTGTGGGAAGGTTTACACCCTTAGTGGCTTTGAACTTCATGCTGGCATCAAATCTTGCAGGTTAGGTGCTAGCAAATACTGCAAGCCAGCTGCCAGCATCTTTCTGGATGATGGGAGGTCTCTGCTAGAATGCCAGATACAAATGATGCGTGACAAGGAGATGAGTAATCACAAGGCAGAAACACCTGATAGTTTGAAGGGAAGTTGGGATCGAGATGGTAATGATCATGTATGCTCTGTTTGTCACTATGGTggtgaattaattttatgtgatcACTGTCCCTCCTCATTCCATAAAAGATGTCTGGGCATGAAG GATGTTCCGGATGGAGACTGGTTCTGCCCATCATGCTGCTGTAAAATTTGTGgccaaaacaaattgaaaaaagacaCCAAGGATTTTATCGATGGCGTTCTTAATTGCACTCAATGCGAGCACCAAT ATCATATTATGTGTCTGAGTAACAGCTGGACAGATAAATGGAAGGATCATCCTAAAGAAAATTCGTTTTGCAGCAAAAAGTGTGAAGTG ATATTTTTGGGCCTTCAAAAGCTTCTAGGAAAACCAATTCCAGTGGGTGTGGACAATCTTACTTGGACGTTATTCAAGTATATGCAGTCTGATCAGCATAAACTTGATGCTTTTGATGATGAGACCCTGGTTGAGACCTACAGCAAGCTCAAAATAGCACTTGATGTGGTGCATGAATGTTTCGAGCCCATTGAGGAACCTCGCACCGGGAGGGATCTTATGAAAGATGTTATTTTTAGTAATGG GTCAGAACTTAACCGTTTGAACTTTCAAGGGTTCTACACCATACTTTTGGAGAAGAATGACGAGTTAGTTAGTGTGGCTACTGTAAG GATTCATGGAGACAAAGTAGCAGAAATACCACTTGTTGGCACAAGATTCCAATTTCGGCAACTTGGAATGTGTCACATACTAATGGATGTGCTCGAAAAG aAGCTCATGGAATTAGGAGTCCAGAGACTGGTTTTGCCTGCTGTTCCTGGTGTCCTAAACACATGGACTGGTTCGTTCggattttcaaagatgacagaCTCTGAGAGATTGCAGTTTGTAGATTACACTTTCTTAGATTTTCAGGATACCGTCATATGCCAGAAACTATTAATGAAGTTGCCTTCTGCACAATCAAGCCCATTGAAAG AAATCCAACCTACACTTCTTGATGATGTTTATGGAAGTGGTGAATGCATTGATGCCAATGACTCTAGTCCTGTCCCTGAAGTACTTAAAACAGATCAAAATGAGGATGGTGGAACCATGGAACAAGGACCAATGGA TGTTGCTGCAAGCAATATCAGTGATGTAATCAAAAGGCCTGTTCATCAAGTAGTTGCG GTTAACCAGCCATATCATCTTGAATGTGAACCCTGTAATGGCAAAATCAACGAGTCCTCGGTTGAGGATTCCGCTTTTAAGAAGGAAAGCATGGTCGGTGATAATGGTTCGAGCATTCTTAATCGCGGAAGATGGTTCGGTAATGAGGGCGACTTAAAGTGCTACCAAAGAAGAAATACAGAAGCCCGTCAGAACTGA